A part of Nostoc sp. C052 genomic DNA contains:
- a CDS encoding Nramp family divalent metal transporter — MTPPENRPSLPEVHRSIKVPNSNSFWRKMLAYAGPGYLVSVGYIDPGNWATDIAGGSKFGYTLLTVILLSNLMAILLQSLCVRLGVATGRDLAQACRDYFGRRVSFCLWILCEIAIAACDLAELLGSAIALQLLFGIPLVWGVCITALDVLVLLFLQSKGFRYTEALVIMLVTTVGFCFTAEILFSRPDMGGIMFGYLPKAEILSNPEMLYIAIGILGATVMPHNLYLHSSIVQTRDWQPTTEKRWEAIKFGTIDSTFALSLALFINSAILIVSAATFHFSGNQNVAEIQSAYKLLSPLLGVSAASAIFGIALLASGQSSTLTATLAGQIVMEGFLKFRLPSWLRRLVTRLLAIIPALITIIIFGENSTSRLIVLSQVILSLQLPFAVIPLVMFTSNRRLMGEFVNPLWLKSLSWGVAIVIVGLNVWLLLQSILG, encoded by the coding sequence ATGACTCCCCCAGAAAACAGACCTAGCTTACCAGAGGTTCACCGCAGTATAAAAGTCCCTAACAGCAACAGCTTTTGGCGCAAGATGCTGGCTTATGCAGGGCCAGGGTATTTGGTTTCAGTTGGATACATAGACCCTGGAAACTGGGCAACAGATATCGCTGGTGGGTCAAAGTTTGGTTATACTCTGTTAACAGTGATCCTGCTGTCGAACCTGATGGCAATATTGCTGCAATCTTTGTGTGTACGTTTGGGAGTTGCTACGGGGCGAGATTTAGCGCAGGCTTGTCGAGACTATTTCGGACGAAGGGTAAGCTTTTGTTTGTGGATACTGTGTGAGATTGCGATCGCCGCTTGTGACTTAGCAGAACTACTGGGAAGTGCGATCGCCCTGCAACTTTTATTCGGTATTCCCTTGGTATGGGGTGTGTGCATCACTGCGCTGGATGTCTTGGTATTGCTATTCCTGCAAAGTAAAGGCTTTCGCTATACAGAAGCCCTGGTAATAATGTTGGTAACAACTGTAGGCTTTTGTTTCACAGCAGAAATTCTGTTCTCTCGACCTGATATGGGGGGGATAATGTTTGGATATCTGCCCAAAGCAGAGATTTTAAGTAACCCAGAAATGCTCTACATTGCTATTGGCATTTTAGGGGCAACAGTGATGCCTCACAACTTATATTTACACTCATCTATTGTGCAAACCCGTGATTGGCAACCTACTACTGAAAAAAGATGGGAAGCAATTAAGTTTGGCACAATTGATTCAACTTTTGCTCTATCTTTGGCACTGTTTATCAACTCAGCGATTTTAATTGTGTCTGCCGCCACATTTCATTTTTCTGGTAATCAGAATGTAGCAGAAATCCAATCAGCTTACAAATTACTTTCACCATTGTTAGGTGTTAGTGCTGCTAGTGCCATCTTTGGGATTGCCTTACTTGCTTCCGGTCAAAGTTCAACACTGACTGCAACTCTGGCTGGGCAGATTGTCATGGAAGGCTTTTTAAAATTTCGCCTTCCATCCTGGTTACGGCGTTTAGTTACCCGTCTGCTTGCCATCATTCCAGCGTTGATTACAATTATTATCTTTGGGGAAAATAGCACAAGCCGCCTCATAGTTCTAAGTCAAGTTATCCTCAGTTTGCAGTTACCGTTTGCAGTGATTCCCTTGGTAATGTTTACAAGTAACCGTCGCTTAATGGGTGAGTTTGTAAATCCCTTATGGCTCAAATCTTTATCCTGGGGAGTTGCTATTGTCATCGTTGGGCTAAATGTTTGGTTGCTATTACAAAGTATTTTGGGTTAG